A stretch of DNA from Desmospora activa DSM 45169:
TTTAATCAAGAACACAAAGGCGAGATTCAAATCAAAGCCCAAACTATGCCTTGGGGCGAATATTACGATAAAATCCGGACGGTGGTCTCCTCCGGTCAAGCGCCGGATGTGGCGATTATGCATGTGGATCAGTTGCCGAAGCAAGCAGATTTGGGCGTGATCATGCCGATTGATGAGTATATCCAGGATTTTGAGCTAAAAGAAGAAGACTTTTTGCCTGCGGTATGGGAGGCGGGCATGTATAAGGATCAGCGGTATGCCATTCCCCTCGATGTCCATCCGATCGGTCTTTACTATAACGTCGACTTGTTAAAGGAAGCAGGATTTGAGAAGCCGCCTGCAACCATGGAGGAATTCTTGGAAGTGGCAGAAGCGACGACAATCGATGGCAATCGTGACGGCAAGATCGATCAGTGGGGCTTTCCCATGCCTATCAAGTGGCCCAGTGGTATGATCTACTTTTCGACGCTGTATCAAATGGGTGGGGAGGCGGTATCGAAGGACGGCTTAAAAGCTTTGTACAACAGCCCGGAAGGGGTAAAAGCCGCCCAGTTGTTGGAGAGCTTTATCAGTGAGCATCAAGTCTCTCCCAAAAACATTCAACAGGATGGGGAAGTAACGCTTTTCCGTCAGGGAAAAGCGGCGATGCATATCAACGGGATTTGGATGATCAACGCCTTCAAGGAACAGAAGGGACTCAACTTCGATGTAGCTCCGATGCCTACCTTTGGCGAGAAGTCGGCCACTTGGGCCGGTTCCCACAATTTTGTGCTACCACGACAGAAAAAAACGGATCCTAAGCGGATTGAAGCGGCGATGACCTTTATCGAATACGTGACCGACCATAGTATCGAATGGGCTCATGCCGGGCAAATTCCAGCGAAAAACTCGGTGCGGGAGAGCGAGGAGTTTCAAGATATAAAATTCCAGTCGCATTTTGCCGATGTAGATACATTGGTGTTCCCGTATCCCTCCCCCACCTATGTAGATGTGTGGGTACCAGCGGAAGAAGCGCTCAATGAAATTTTGTTGGGTAAAAAAGAGGCGAAAACAGCGTTAAAACAAGCGGCGGACAAAGGGGAGAAGAAAGCGGAGGCGGCAGCGAGGTAAACGGGAGATCGAAAGAGGGGAGAAGCGATGAAATGGGGAGAACAACTTCTTTCGCTGGCCCCAGCTACGTTTGGCAAGGTGGTATACGGGATGCCCCTACCCACATTTGGCCTGCCAGGTTGCGAGGAGCCGGGTAATGAATGTGAGTCTCTCCTCTCTTTCATCGCTCCCTGTGCCTGGAAAGGAGGAGAAAAAAGATGCATCGTAAAGTTACCCCGTATCTCTTTCTTGCCCCCCATCTGCTCTTTTTTATCGTTTTTCTGGTCGTTCCGGTATTCTACGGCATCTACATCAGCCTTCATAACTGGAATTATCTGACGGAGCCTGAATTCGTCGGTCTTGAAAACTATCAACGACTGCTATGGATGCCGAGATCGATCGAGTTTCAGGAATTTTGGAATGCATTTGGAAATACCCTCTTTTTTGTGGTACTGACCGTCCCCCTGTTGATCGTCATCCCTCTGATGCTGGCATTAGGCGTCAACACCGATGTGAGGGGACGTAACTGGTTTCGCTCTATCTTTTTTATTCCGACGATGTTTTCGGTGGCCACGATTGTCCTCATCTGGGTGTGGATTTTAGATACCAACGCTGGAGTTGTCAATTATTATTTGGATCAAGCGATTCCCTGGCTGAGTAATACCCCGTGGGTCTGGGTTTCGCTCGTCGTAATCACTGTTTGGTGGACGGTAGGTACCAACATGATTCTGTTTTTAGCCGGTTTGCAGGATATCCCTGATCACCTGTATGAAGCGGCATGGATCGACGGAGCCAACGCTTGGCAACGATTTGTGCATGTGACGCTGCCGGGGCTGTCCGGCCCCTTTACGTTTATCACCATTATGACGACTGTTGCATCGTTTAACGTATTTGGACAGCCACATATGGCCACACAAGGGGGACCTGGGACGGAAACGGAGGTATTGATGATGCTGATTCGCAAGACCGCTTTTTCTGATTTTCAGATGGGCTCCGCTTCAGCAATGGCCCTGATCATGGCCGTATTTCTACTTGTCATCAGTTATATTCAGTTTCGTTTTCATACCCGGACGGATTCCCGTTAAGGGGGGGGCAACCATGCAAAATGGTAACAATCAACGAGGGTTGCGCATTTTTACGACGGTTTTTTTGCTGGTGATGGCGGCGGTGTGGATTTTTCCTCTGCTGTGGGTATTGTCTTCCTCTTTGAAGCCGGAGAGCGAGGTGATTGCCAATCCGCTGACATGGATCCCGCAAACCTTCACCTTGGAAAATTACGCCCAGGTTTTGACCAATACGGACAACAGCCCGATCTTGCGCTGGTTTGGCAATAGCTTGTTTATCGCCACTGCCCACACCGCATTGATGCTCCTGTTTAACGCAATGTCCGCTTATGCGTTTGCCCGGATGCGCTTTCCCGGCCGCGAGTGGCTGTTTTGGCTGTTGATGTTAACGATGATGTTCCCGCCGGTACTCAACTATATTCCCTTGTATGCCATGGTGGATCAGTTGGGGTGGATCGATACTCCCTGGGCGATGATCTTTCCCGGATTGGGCGGTGTATTCGGTATTTTTCTGCTGCGCCAATTCTTTGTCGGCATCCCGGTGGAGCTAGAGGAAGCGGCTCGCATTGACGGTGCAAATTCCTGGCAGATCTTTAGCCGTATCTTTCTGCCGCTGTCTAAGCCGGCTTTGGTTACATTGGCTATTTTTACCTTTATGGGCAACTGGAACGATTTTTTGTGGCCTCTGATTGTAACCAATAGCTTGGAGATGCGGACGTTGCCGGTGGGGCTGTCATTGCTGCAAGGGTATTACAACATTCAGTTCGGGAAGCTAACCGCTTCGACGGTGATTTCCGCAATTCCCGTTTTGGTGGTATTTCTGTTTGCACAGCGATTCTTTATCAAAGGAATCACGCTCTCCGGAATTAAGGGCTAAAGAGAGGGTGCGTATGATTTGAAAAAGATTATTTCGCTGGGATTGCTATTGCTGGGTGTAGGAATGATGGGGGTGAGTACAGTGGCAGAGTCTGTATCGCAATATGAAAACCCGGTGTTTGAGCCGGTTTTGGCCGATCCGACGTTGATTCGGGCGGAGGATGGAACCTTTTATGCTTATGGAACTGAGGATGATTGGGGGGATGGGGCCGGTCCGCACTTAATCCCGATCCTTCGCTCCGACAATATGACAGAGTGGGAGTATGTGGATGACGCTTTTGCATCCAAGCCGGACTGGAAAGAGGAGGGCGGTTTATGGGCACCCCATATCGCCTATCATCAGGGCACCTATCTCCTCTATTATTCGATGTCCACTTGGGGAGATCCTAATCCTGGAATTGGTGTGGCGACAGCCAGCCATCCAGCGGGTCCATTTCAGGATCAGGGACCGTTGTTTACCAGCGAGGAGATTGGTGTAGACAACTCGATAGACCCCATGTTCTTTGTGGATGACGGCAAACCCACGCTTATCTGGGGAAGCTTTCATGGAATTTATGGTATTCGTCTGTCTGACGACGGTTTAAAAACGGAAGGCGAAAAATTTCCGATTGCGGGCAACGCCTTTGAAGCCCCGTATCTGATTAAACGGGACGGCAACTATTATCTTTTTGTCTCTCTTGGTTCCTGCTGTGAAGGAGAATCCAGCACGTACCATGTGGCAGTAGGTCGGGCGGAGGCGATTGAGGGCCCGTATCGTGATCGGGAAGGAAATGATCTGCTCCATTCCAACGGTAGCCCGGTTTTGGTTGGGGATCAGGAGGCTGAAAAAGAGAAGAGATTCGTCGGCCCAGGTCATAACGCCGTGTTCCGTGATGATGATGGGACTGACTGGATTGTCTACCATGGGATCGATCCTACCAATCCTTACTTGCTGGGAGGAGCGACGCGACGTCCCCTGTTGATCGATCGATTGCGTTGGAAAGATGGTTGGCCTCAGGTGGAGGGATTGGTTCCCAGCACAGAGCCGATGACAGGCCCAGTATGGAAGTAGGCAAATTCAGTATCCCTTATGCAGGGTGGAGTCCAAGAGGGGGGAGAACAGTCTCATGGTGATGGAGGGGAATATCTGAAAACGAAGTGCCTTTCCTGTGCCACTTAGTGAAAACGTCACGGAAGGGGAAACGAGCACCTACTGCACCAGTCTCGCTATGGTCACTTCGTTCCCCTTGATTCAATTTACCTTGATAGGAGTGTGAGCAGAGAATGAGCAAACTTCCACGTCCCGATTATCCGCGTCCTCAATTTCAGCGCAACGAATGGATCAATCTTAACGGTATCTGGCAGTTTGAATTTGATGATCACGATGTGGGGATCAAGGAGGAATGGTTTCACGGGAAGGATTTTTCCCGCGGCATTCGGGTTCCGTTTGCCTACCAAAGCCAATTGAGCGGGATCGGGGAGGTGGAATTTCACGATATCGTCTGGTATAAACGAACGTTTCACATCCCGTCGCAGATGAACGACCAGTTGATTTTTCTCCATTTTGGAGCGGTCGATTATCGGGCGTGGGTATGGATCAATGGACAACAGGTTTGTTTCCATGAGGGAGGGCATGTGCCATTCCACGCCGAGATTACACCTTTTTTACGCGAAGGGGAAAACGAGGTAGTGGTACGTGCAGAAGATCCTTCCGACGCCTTGGATCAACCGCGCGGAAAACAGTATTGGAAAGAAGAATCGGAATCGATTTTTTATACGCGCACGACGGGAATCTGGCAGACTGTTTGGCTGGAGGCAGTCTCTCCCACCCATTTGGAGCGCGTTTGGATGACCCCTGACATTGACCGGGATGAGATTGTGATCGAGTATCAAGTGCGAAACCCACTCCCCGATGATCAACTGGAGATCGCAATCACCTTTGACGGCAATCCAGTGGCGACAGAATTGATTCAACTCCATCATCAACGATCACAGCGGGCGATACGACTCAATGATTTTCATGTGCACCACGAAGGACGGATATGGTCACCGGAACACCCCCACTTATACGATGTCACCTTCACCCTGAGGCGGAACGGGGTGAACTTGGATCAGGTAAAAAGTTATTTTGGAATGAGAAAGATCTCGATTGAACAGGGGCGGATCTGTTTAAACAACCGGCCTTATTATATGAAATTAGTCCTGGATCAAGGGTATTTTCCTGACGGGCTGTTGACGCCGCCGTCGGATGAAGCGATTCGCCGTGATGTACAATTAACGAAAGAGATGGGCTTTAATGGTGTACGTAAACATCAAAAAGTGGAAGATCCACGCTATTTGTACTGGGCGGACCGTTTAGGTCTGTTGGTATGGGGAGAGATGGCCAATAGTTACACGTATTCAACCGATGGGGTTCGCCGGATGACACAGGAGTGGCAACAAGCGGTGGAACGGGATTACAATCACCCCTCGGTAGTGGTCTGGGTTCCGATCAATGAAAGCTGGGGAGTGCCACACTTACTTACCGACTCCCAGCAGCAAGCTCATTTACGTGCGATGGTTCATTTGACGAAATCACTGGACGCGACAAGATTGGTGGTCTCCAATGACGGCTGGGAACACGCTGACTCGGATCTGTTGACCGTCCATGACTATC
This window harbors:
- a CDS encoding ABC transporter substrate-binding protein, which codes for MQKMKWSKGWILLLVAVIALLPACSGGKQVADGGELTLTFWNGFTGPDGEDMKRIIDQFNQEHKGEIQIKAQTMPWGEYYDKIRTVVSSGQAPDVAIMHVDQLPKQADLGVIMPIDEYIQDFELKEEDFLPAVWEAGMYKDQRYAIPLDVHPIGLYYNVDLLKEAGFEKPPATMEEFLEVAEATTIDGNRDGKIDQWGFPMPIKWPSGMIYFSTLYQMGGEAVSKDGLKALYNSPEGVKAAQLLESFISEHQVSPKNIQQDGEVTLFRQGKAAMHINGIWMINAFKEQKGLNFDVAPMPTFGEKSATWAGSHNFVLPRQKKTDPKRIEAAMTFIEYVTDHSIEWAHAGQIPAKNSVRESEEFQDIKFQSHFADVDTLVFPYPSPTYVDVWVPAEEALNEILLGKKEAKTALKQAADKGEKKAEAAAR
- a CDS encoding carbohydrate ABC transporter permease, which codes for MHRKVTPYLFLAPHLLFFIVFLVVPVFYGIYISLHNWNYLTEPEFVGLENYQRLLWMPRSIEFQEFWNAFGNTLFFVVLTVPLLIVIPLMLALGVNTDVRGRNWFRSIFFIPTMFSVATIVLIWVWILDTNAGVVNYYLDQAIPWLSNTPWVWVSLVVITVWWTVGTNMILFLAGLQDIPDHLYEAAWIDGANAWQRFVHVTLPGLSGPFTFITIMTTVASFNVFGQPHMATQGGPGTETEVLMMLIRKTAFSDFQMGSASAMALIMAVFLLVISYIQFRFHTRTDSR
- a CDS encoding carbohydrate ABC transporter permease, which produces MQNGNNQRGLRIFTTVFLLVMAAVWIFPLLWVLSSSLKPESEVIANPLTWIPQTFTLENYAQVLTNTDNSPILRWFGNSLFIATAHTALMLLFNAMSAYAFARMRFPGREWLFWLLMLTMMFPPVLNYIPLYAMVDQLGWIDTPWAMIFPGLGGVFGIFLLRQFFVGIPVELEEAARIDGANSWQIFSRIFLPLSKPALVTLAIFTFMGNWNDFLWPLIVTNSLEMRTLPVGLSLLQGYYNIQFGKLTASTVISAIPVLVVFLFAQRFFIKGITLSGIKG
- a CDS encoding family 43 glycosylhydrolase, with the protein product MKKIISLGLLLLGVGMMGVSTVAESVSQYENPVFEPVLADPTLIRAEDGTFYAYGTEDDWGDGAGPHLIPILRSDNMTEWEYVDDAFASKPDWKEEGGLWAPHIAYHQGTYLLYYSMSTWGDPNPGIGVATASHPAGPFQDQGPLFTSEEIGVDNSIDPMFFVDDGKPTLIWGSFHGIYGIRLSDDGLKTEGEKFPIAGNAFEAPYLIKRDGNYYLFVSLGSCCEGESSTYHVAVGRAEAIEGPYRDREGNDLLHSNGSPVLVGDQEAEKEKRFVGPGHNAVFRDDDGTDWIVYHGIDPTNPYLLGGATRRPLLIDRLRWKDGWPQVEGLVPSTEPMTGPVWK
- a CDS encoding glycoside hydrolase family 2 protein, which produces MSKLPRPDYPRPQFQRNEWINLNGIWQFEFDDHDVGIKEEWFHGKDFSRGIRVPFAYQSQLSGIGEVEFHDIVWYKRTFHIPSQMNDQLIFLHFGAVDYRAWVWINGQQVCFHEGGHVPFHAEITPFLREGENEVVVRAEDPSDALDQPRGKQYWKEESESIFYTRTTGIWQTVWLEAVSPTHLERVWMTPDIDRDEIVIEYQVRNPLPDDQLEIAITFDGNPVATELIQLHHQRSQRAIRLNDFHVHHEGRIWSPEHPHLYDVTFTLRRNGVNLDQVKSYFGMRKISIEQGRICLNNRPYYMKLVLDQGYFPDGLLTPPSDEAIRRDVQLTKEMGFNGVRKHQKVEDPRYLYWADRLGLLVWGEMANSYTYSTDGVRRMTQEWQQAVERDYNHPSVVVWVPINESWGVPHLLTDSQQQAHLRAMVHLTKSLDATRLVVSNDGWEHADSDLLTVHDYHPYKHVLKERYAAYNHLTSSLPAQRPLYIPGHTYQGEPIMVTEFGGIAYKKSDWEGWGYSGATDDQDFAERYEAVVSALLESPLVQGFCYTQLTDVEQEINGLLTYDRQPKINLDVIRKINVGKAWDHEKIEADVGVR